A genomic stretch from Hemibagrus wyckioides isolate EC202008001 linkage group LG20, SWU_Hwy_1.0, whole genome shotgun sequence includes:
- the LOC131370956 gene encoding macrophage mannose receptor 1-like, which produces MVTVWVLLLLLSASSPPVHSLLTSLHFIPGDMIYTEAREACREKYTDLVTVYSDEDTLTLNTKLVKLVMKTAMGYGWIGLYRGQFSEKWSNGDPVTFRNLTGDCGTSDCCAAMKPDGSWESLQCRGTRYFMCYEEDASSQTPNYHLIPETKTWYEAQHYCRQIYTDLVSIRDQQHNEEVKIKGLNSTMSFWIGLLQDDWQWTDGGNSTYRNWESGQPSSSPSDCVILRKEELRWCSVPCDNIHSALCSNISIHVSEVTLSWEKALDYCQEEDRGGLLQIESEDDQKDVMKELKRGRVSEPVWVGLRQSRLFGFWIWPDGKAVFPYSNWDEGKQPEHQLSQHCGAVVPQRDYRWRDMNCRAQYRVLCHSTCSH; this is translated from the exons CTTCTTCTCCTCCAGTCCACAGTCTCCTCACTTCACTCCATTTCATTCCGGGTGACATGATTTACACTGAGGCTCGGGAAGCTTGCAGAGAAAAATACACCGACCTCGTCACTGTGTACTCTGATGaagacacactaacactaaacactaaactggTTAAACTGGTGATGAAGACTGCTATGGGTTACGGCTGGATCGGACTCTATCGTGGTCAGTTCAGTGAGAAATGGTCTAATGGTGATCCTGTAACATTCAGAAATCTGACAGGGGATTGTGGGACATCAGACTGCTGTGCTGCTATGAAGCCTGATGGttcatgggaaagtcttcagtgCAGAGGGACAAGATATTTCATGTGTTATGAAGAAG ATGCTTCCTCACAGACTCCTAATTATCATCTAATCCCTGAGACTAAGACCTGGTATGAAGCTCAGCATTACTGCAGACAGATATACACTGACCTGGTCAGCATCAGAGATCAGCAGCACAATGAAGAGGTGAAGATTAAAGGGTTAAACAGCACCATGTCCTTCTGGATCGGCCTGCTGCAGGATGACTGGCAGTGGACTGATGGAGGAAACTCCACCTACAGAAACTGGGAGAGCGGTcaaccttcatcatcaccatccgaCTGTGTAATACTGAGGAAGGAAGAATTGAGATGGTGCTCAGTCCCGTGCGATAATATTCACTCTGCTCTGTGCTCCAACA TTTCCATCCATGTGAGTGAAGTGACTCTGAGCTGGGAGAAAGCTCTGGATTACTGTCAGGAAGAGGACAGAGGTGGACTGCTGCAGATTGAGTCTGAAGATGACCAGAAGGATGTGATGAAAGAGCTTAAAAGGGGGCGTGTTTCTGAGCCTGTGTGGGTGGGGCTTAGACAGAGCCGACTCTTCGGGTTCTGGATTTGGCCCGATGGGAAGGCTGTGTTTCCGTACTCCAACTGGGACGAAGGGAAACAGCCTGAACATCAGCTCTCTCAGCACTGCGGTGCCGTCGTTCCACAGAGAGACTACAGATGGAGAGACATGAACTGTCGGGCTCAGTACAGGGTTCTGTGTCACAGCACATGTTCTCACTGA